In Kushneria marisflavi, the following are encoded in one genomic region:
- a CDS encoding TIGR01777 family oxidoreductase, producing MNIVITGATGFVGQALCRYWHEQGHTLMVVSRQSDKAQATIRVPVMARSSAIDFADQSVGAIVNLAGEPIFNRRWSEAQKKKLIDSRLKATHDVGELCQRLATPPARLISGSAMGYYGDQGSREVTEQTSPHKEFAHRLCREWEEAAQQLATDQMQVACLRIGLVLDRDGGMLKPMRPMFRLGLGGRLGKGRQYMPWVHRHDLVRIIDFLLQRDDISGAWNAGAPAPVTNAKFTRTLAASLNRPAPFVMPGSVVSLALGEMSQLLLTGARMVPARLEAAGFRFEYPTLEKALTAIERRAA from the coding sequence GTGAATATAGTGATCACCGGAGCCACCGGCTTTGTCGGTCAGGCGCTGTGCCGGTACTGGCATGAGCAGGGACATACGCTGATGGTGGTGTCTCGCCAGTCGGACAAGGCTCAGGCCACCATCAGGGTGCCCGTGATGGCACGCTCTTCGGCGATCGATTTTGCCGACCAGTCCGTGGGGGCGATCGTCAATCTTGCCGGGGAGCCCATCTTTAATCGGCGCTGGAGCGAGGCGCAAAAAAAGAAGCTGATCGATTCGCGTCTCAAGGCCACACATGATGTCGGCGAGCTTTGCCAGCGTCTGGCAACACCGCCGGCTCGCCTGATTTCGGGCTCGGCGATGGGATACTACGGTGATCAGGGCAGTCGGGAAGTGACCGAGCAGACCTCGCCGCACAAGGAGTTCGCCCACAGACTCTGTCGAGAGTGGGAGGAGGCTGCGCAGCAATTGGCCACGGATCAGATGCAAGTGGCCTGTCTTCGGATCGGACTGGTACTGGACCGGGATGGCGGAATGCTCAAGCCCATGCGCCCCATGTTCCGACTGGGGCTCGGTGGGCGACTGGGCAAGGGGCGTCAGTACATGCCCTGGGTTCATCGTCATGACCTGGTGCGCATCATCGACTTTTTGCTTCAGCGCGACGACATCTCGGGGGCCTGGAATGCCGGCGCTCCTGCGCCAGTAACCAATGCGAAATTTACGCGCACGCTGGCGGCCAGCCTGAATCGGCCGGCACCCTTTGTGATGCCGGGAAGCGTAGTATCACTGGCGCTAGGGGAAATGTCGCAGCTGCTGTTGACCGGTGCCCGAATGGTGCCGGCAAGGCTTGAAGCCGCCGGATTCCGGTTTGAATACCCTACGCTTGAAAAGGCACTGACCGCCATCGAGCGTCGCGCCGCCTGA
- the rapA gene encoding RNA polymerase-associated protein RapA, with product MSNFTPGQRFISDGETELGLGTILNCDARSVTVLFAASDETRTYSVREAPLTRVVFGRGDRIDTDDGQVLLVSELRDEGGRIIYIGQDSNGERELPESRISDRMQFHQARDRLLTGQIDRNDAFNLRYRSLQHLARVERHPGFGLSGPRIDLIPHQLHIADDIASRRLPRVLLADEVGLGKTIEAGLVLHRMLLTGRVERALILVPDSLAHQWLVELLRRFSIEVTLLDEQQSKARGNDGNPFESAQLVLASQQWLFANPERQSQAQACNWDLLIVDEAQHLEWDPENGGDTGYQCVEALATQHTGLLLLSATPEQMGDVSHFARLRLLDPERYHDIDAFRAEQRGHATLAEAIEALEHLPEQPEHRDVLHPIVADDPQALALLEQLMGAGEDKQPSLRESLRRVLLDRYGIGRVMFRNSRRHVSGFPVRHLHVSELENPGAYRRIEQRISRDEDYLDSLLIETGLDYPEILLYPEATFEARRQDTQDDERWWRLDPRMAWLREWLKSHPGEKALLICHYGETARELAAGLQVLTGLHVPVFHEDMTLIERDRAAAAFAEAEDGSPLLICSEIGSEGRNFQFCHHLILFDLPPHPDQLEQRIGRLDRIGQQHDVEIHLPIMTGSPTGALLRWYQEALAAFEAPSGLGSVVSDAHGDALFDALLDQEALDEVIEESRTLAVQTRQEREAGRDRLLAWSSFDAGHADEMIEAVQALDDDAMLDRYLDQALDVFGIDTRETDEGLTYLHPGSHMVDGMPGLIRGEEGFTATRSRQRALARDDLQRLSWEHPLVREMLSRATNESMGNTALALLAHPSIPGGRFMLEAIFRTRTSAPKALHVNRFFPPATVRVLLDESGQVLSDKVSFGGLARNLRHVKKGVARNLVRERQQQLRELFDQAEQQAEAELPALVEDARAQMAAQLEGEIDRLTALAQRNPDVRAEEIDMLRHERAALDEAIAGTRLQLDAVRVIVTVDPQ from the coding sequence ATGAGCAATTTTACTCCCGGTCAACGCTTCATCAGTGACGGCGAAACCGAGCTGGGCCTTGGCACCATACTGAACTGCGACGCGCGTAGCGTGACCGTCCTGTTTGCCGCCAGCGATGAAACCCGAACCTACAGCGTGCGCGAAGCGCCCCTGACCCGCGTGGTCTTCGGTCGCGGTGACCGTATCGATACCGATGACGGCCAGGTGCTGCTGGTCAGCGAGCTGCGCGATGAGGGTGGTCGAATCATCTACATCGGCCAGGACAGCAACGGCGAGCGTGAGCTGCCGGAATCGCGCATCAGCGACCGCATGCAGTTTCATCAGGCTCGTGACCGACTGCTGACCGGCCAGATCGACCGCAATGATGCCTTCAATCTGCGCTATCGCAGTCTTCAGCATCTGGCACGCGTCGAGCGCCATCCCGGCTTCGGCCTGTCCGGCCCGCGCATCGACCTGATTCCGCACCAGCTGCATATCGCCGATGATATCGCCAGTCGCCGTCTGCCCCGCGTACTGCTGGCCGACGAGGTCGGCCTTGGCAAGACCATTGAGGCAGGCCTGGTGCTGCATCGCATGCTGCTGACCGGTCGCGTCGAGCGCGCCCTGATTCTGGTGCCGGACAGCCTGGCGCATCAGTGGCTGGTCGAGCTGCTGCGCCGCTTCTCCATCGAAGTCACCCTGCTCGATGAGCAACAGAGCAAGGCCCGCGGCAACGATGGCAATCCATTTGAGTCGGCACAGCTGGTACTGGCCAGCCAGCAGTGGCTATTTGCCAACCCCGAGCGCCAGAGTCAGGCCCAGGCCTGCAACTGGGACCTGCTGATCGTGGACGAAGCCCAGCACCTTGAATGGGATCCGGAAAACGGCGGCGATACCGGTTACCAGTGCGTGGAAGCGCTGGCCACCCAGCACACCGGGCTGCTGCTACTGAGTGCCACGCCGGAGCAGATGGGCGACGTCAGCCACTTTGCCCGCCTGCGCCTGCTGGACCCCGAGCGCTATCACGACATTGATGCCTTCAGGGCCGAACAGCGCGGCCACGCAACGCTTGCCGAGGCCATCGAGGCGCTGGAACACCTGCCGGAACAGCCAGAGCATCGCGATGTCCTGCATCCCATCGTCGCAGACGATCCACAGGCGCTCGCCCTGCTCGAGCAGCTGATGGGAGCCGGAGAGGATAAACAGCCCTCGCTTCGTGAGTCGCTGCGGCGCGTGCTGCTTGACCGCTATGGCATCGGCCGGGTCATGTTCCGCAACAGCCGTCGCCATGTCAGCGGCTTCCCGGTACGTCACCTGCACGTCAGCGAGCTGGAAAACCCGGGCGCCTATCGCCGCATCGAGCAGCGCATCAGCCGCGACGAAGACTATCTGGACAGCCTTCTGATCGAAACCGGTCTGGATTACCCGGAAATTCTGCTCTACCCCGAAGCGACCTTCGAGGCGCGCCGGCAGGATACCCAGGACGATGAGCGCTGGTGGCGGCTCGATCCGCGCATGGCCTGGCTGCGTGAATGGCTCAAGAGCCACCCGGGCGAGAAGGCACTATTGATCTGCCATTACGGCGAAACTGCCCGCGAACTGGCTGCCGGCCTGCAGGTGCTGACCGGTCTACATGTGCCGGTCTTTCACGAAGACATGACGCTGATCGAGCGCGACCGCGCGGCGGCCGCCTTTGCCGAGGCCGAGGATGGCAGCCCGCTGTTGATCTGTTCGGAAATCGGCTCGGAAGGACGCAACTTCCAGTTCTGCCATCATTTGATCCTGTTTGATCTGCCGCCGCACCCTGACCAGCTGGAACAGCGTATCGGGCGCCTGGATCGAATCGGCCAGCAGCACGACGTCGAGATTCATCTGCCGATCATGACCGGCAGCCCGACCGGCGCGCTACTGCGCTGGTATCAGGAAGCACTGGCGGCCTTCGAGGCGCCCAGCGGCCTGGGCAGCGTGGTCAGCGATGCCCACGGCGATGCACTGTTCGATGCGCTGCTGGACCAGGAGGCACTGGACGAGGTCATCGAAGAATCCCGAACGCTGGCCGTGCAGACGCGCCAGGAGCGGGAAGCCGGTCGTGATCGCCTGCTCGCATGGAGTTCATTTGACGCCGGTCACGCCGATGAGATGATCGAGGCCGTACAGGCACTCGATGATGATGCAATGCTTGATCGTTACCTCGATCAGGCACTGGACGTCTTTGGCATTGACACCCGGGAAACGGATGAAGGACTCACCTATCTGCACCCCGGGTCTCACATGGTCGATGGCATGCCCGGCCTGATCCGTGGCGAGGAAGGTTTTACCGCTACCCGTTCACGTCAGCGCGCACTGGCCCGCGACGATCTTCAGCGCCTGTCCTGGGAACACCCGCTGGTACGTGAAATGCTCTCCCGAGCGACCAACGAGAGCATGGGTAATACGGCACTGGCACTGCTGGCCCATCCTTCCATTCCGGGCGGCCGATTCATGCTGGAGGCCATCTTTCGAACACGCACCAGTGCGCCGAAGGCGCTTCACGTCAATCGCTTTTTCCCGCCCGCCACCGTGCGTGTGCTGCTCGATGAATCAGGCCAGGTGCTTTCCGACAAGGTGTCCTTTGGCGGACTGGCCAGGAACCTGCGTCACGTCAAGAAAGGGGTCGCCCGGAATCTGGTACGCGAGCGCCAGCAGCAGCTGCGCGAGCTGTTTGATCAGGCCGAGCAGCAGGCCGAAGCAGAACTACCCGCGCTGGTAGAAGACGCCCGCGCACAGATGGCTGCCCAGCTGGAGGGCGAGATCGATCGACTGACGGCACTGGCACAGCGCAACCCGGACGTGCGCGCTGAAGAAATTGACATGCTGCGTCACGAACGCGCCGCGCTGGATGAGGCCATCGCCGGCACCCGTCTGCAGCTCGATGCCGTGCGTGTCATTGTGACCGTCGACCCGCAGTAA